From one Ochrobactrum vermis genomic stretch:
- a CDS encoding ABC transporter substrate-binding protein, giving the protein MTLSFGTFFSLGRPVTLAAFLALAAAPSALAVEMMGECEVTGVKGSMPFTPVTAGQLTVQVNLPSNPGWNNGDTPDKIKDGYEYCLGANIAHRAGLDGVKIVNVAWDALVAGRTKDFDVALSQISITEPRKKVVDFSTPYFHSDFGILVKKGTVVDAASIKKMRIAVQQSTTAADFVSSKLQPAEVKVYQDVASTVTALRAGQVDAVGNDTAVVLGWAKRSNGALEVPGQFPTGETYGGLYPKGSDNAEKINKIIESLIGDGTVKSLSAKYLTPVLGADPASIPYIKM; this is encoded by the coding sequence ATGACACTAAGCTTTGGTACTTTTTTTTCACTCGGTCGCCCCGTCACTCTCGCCGCATTTTTGGCTCTTGCCGCTGCGCCGTCGGCCCTGGCTGTCGAGATGATGGGTGAGTGCGAAGTGACTGGTGTGAAAGGCTCCATGCCTTTCACACCAGTCACTGCCGGCCAATTGACGGTACAGGTTAATCTTCCTTCGAACCCTGGCTGGAACAATGGGGATACGCCTGACAAGATCAAGGATGGTTACGAATATTGCCTTGGCGCTAACATTGCTCATCGCGCGGGCCTTGATGGTGTGAAGATCGTCAATGTTGCATGGGATGCGCTGGTCGCAGGTCGAACCAAAGATTTCGACGTGGCGCTTTCGCAGATTTCGATTACGGAACCACGTAAGAAAGTTGTCGATTTTTCGACGCCCTATTTCCACTCTGATTTTGGGATCCTGGTGAAGAAGGGTACGGTTGTCGACGCAGCCTCCATTAAGAAGATGCGCATCGCCGTGCAACAGTCGACCACTGCCGCTGATTTTGTTTCCAGCAAGCTGCAACCAGCCGAAGTCAAGGTGTATCAGGATGTAGCCAGCACGGTTACTGCGTTGAGGGCAGGTCAGGTTGATGCCGTGGGTAATGATACCGCTGTTGTACTCGGCTGGGCAAAGCGCTCAAACGGAGCGCTTGAAGTGCCTGGACAATTTCCGACAGGTGAAACATACGGCGGCCTTTATCCAAAGGGTTCCGATAATGCCGAAAAGATCAACAAAATCATCGAGTCGTTGATCGGTGATGGGACGGTGAAGTCACTTTCAGCCAAGTATCTCACGCCGGTGCTGGGCGCTGACCCGGCTTCGATCCCCTACATCAAGATGTAA
- a CDS encoding amino acid ABC transporter permease, with translation MSFITDSEGGQISGLLSGKRRWSAGTPPKDVAGWVAAALGASVLVIACTWKTLLDVRAAAVTLEIGGLFVDAVLMICGLAVLLLLLPGLRSLQNSRAAKAALASDSMVDARVANAASRENAYYTLGAAAAVVAVILLVQFVIANDLAVGRTFFLLPLIGSTFGLVGKAFWVNIYIFVVAEIFVLIWGLIVAVARLMPGKAWRPIRMMATIYTDVFRGLPAIINIYLIGFGLSLTGLPWVKDLSQETFAIIALTLTHGAYTAEIYRAGIESIHGSQVAAARSLGLTYFQTLRYVIVPQAVRRIIPPLLNGFIGLQKDTALVNVIGAVDAFNQAKILTSNYFNLSPVSGVAFLFILITIPQARLVDKLMERDQRRMRAGGN, from the coding sequence ATGTCCTTCATTACGGATAGCGAAGGAGGCCAGATTTCTGGCCTTCTCAGCGGCAAGCGCCGCTGGAGTGCTGGCACGCCGCCCAAGGATGTTGCCGGTTGGGTGGCTGCCGCGTTGGGCGCCAGCGTCCTCGTCATTGCCTGTACCTGGAAAACGCTGCTTGACGTCAGGGCTGCCGCTGTGACGCTGGAAATCGGGGGGCTGTTCGTTGACGCGGTTCTGATGATCTGCGGTCTTGCCGTTTTGCTGCTCTTGCTACCAGGGCTCAGAAGCCTGCAAAATTCACGCGCTGCAAAAGCGGCGCTTGCGTCGGACAGTATGGTTGATGCCCGGGTGGCCAATGCAGCGTCGCGGGAGAACGCCTATTATACTTTGGGTGCGGCCGCTGCGGTCGTAGCCGTGATACTACTTGTGCAGTTCGTCATTGCAAATGATCTCGCCGTTGGGCGCACGTTCTTTCTGCTGCCGCTGATTGGAAGCACGTTTGGGCTGGTCGGCAAGGCATTCTGGGTCAACATCTATATTTTCGTCGTTGCGGAAATCTTTGTTCTCATTTGGGGACTGATAGTCGCCGTTGCACGGCTCATGCCAGGCAAAGCATGGCGTCCAATCCGTATGATGGCAACCATCTACACCGACGTATTCCGCGGGTTGCCAGCGATCATCAACATCTATCTGATCGGCTTTGGCCTCTCGTTAACAGGGCTGCCTTGGGTCAAAGATCTTTCACAGGAAACCTTTGCCATTATCGCACTGACCTTGACGCATGGTGCCTATACTGCCGAAATTTATCGCGCCGGTATTGAGAGTATTCATGGCAGTCAGGTGGCAGCAGCACGCTCGCTGGGGCTCACATATTTCCAGACGTTGCGATACGTAATCGTACCGCAGGCGGTGCGACGCATCATTCCACCACTCTTGAACGGCTTTATCGGACTGCAGAAAGATACGGCACTGGTTAATGTGATCGGCGCTGTCGATGCTTTCAATCAGGCCAAGATTCTGACCAGCAATTACTTCAACCTGTCGCCGGTATCCGGCGTCGCCTTCCTGTTTATCCTGATTACCATTCCACAGGCTCGTCTCGTGGACAAGCTGATGGAACGAGACCAGCGCCGCATGCGTGCCGGCGGCAATTGA
- a CDS encoding amino acid ABC transporter ATP-binding protein — protein MAMIEIRNIHKQYGHHKVFDGLSLKVEEHQVVCLIGASGCGKSTLLRTINGLEDIQSGEIRICGDRITGPGVDVNTLRRDVGIVFQSYNLFPHMTVLENVTLAPIKVLGEDRAEAEARAIALLKRIGLDHKAKEYPDRLSGGQQQRVAIVRAMAMGPMVLLLDEITSALDPELVSEVLNIVRDLAAEGMTMLLATHEMAFAREVSSKICFLADGKVHEEGSAEEIFGDPKQERTRAFLQRIIEAGRL, from the coding sequence ATGGCAATGATTGAAATTCGTAACATCCATAAGCAATACGGTCACCACAAGGTGTTCGATGGCCTCAGTCTGAAGGTCGAAGAGCATCAGGTCGTCTGCCTGATCGGCGCGTCCGGTTGTGGCAAGTCGACCTTGCTGCGAACGATCAACGGACTGGAGGACATACAGTCCGGTGAAATCCGCATATGCGGCGACCGGATTACCGGCCCTGGTGTTGATGTCAACACGCTAAGACGGGATGTCGGTATCGTTTTCCAGAGCTACAATCTCTTTCCGCATATGACGGTACTTGAGAATGTCACATTGGCGCCGATCAAGGTGCTGGGTGAGGATCGTGCGGAAGCGGAAGCCAGAGCAATAGCGCTTTTGAAGCGGATCGGTCTCGACCATAAGGCGAAGGAATATCCCGACCGTCTTTCTGGCGGGCAGCAGCAGCGCGTTGCTATTGTCCGGGCGATGGCCATGGGGCCGATGGTGTTGCTTCTCGATGAGATCACATCGGCGCTTGATCCGGAACTTGTTTCGGAAGTGCTTAATATTGTCCGTGATCTTGCGGCCGAAGGCATGACCATGCTTCTTGCAACACACGAAATGGCATTCGCCCGCGAAGTTTCCAGCAAGATCTGTTTCCTGGCCGACGGCAAAGTGCATGAAGAAGGTTCGGCGGAAGAAATATTCGGGGATCCGAAGCAGGAGCGCACACGTGCTTTCCTGCAGCGGATCATCGAAGCCGGACGACTATAG